TGGCGGTGATGAGGTTGTGGCAGATGGACAGGCCCAGGCCCGTGCCCACGCCGGGCGGCTTGGTGGTGAAGAAGGGATCGAAGATGCGGCCCATCAGCTCCGGGGCGATGCCCGCTCCGGTGTCGGCGATCTCCACCGCCACCTGACCGCTCGCGTCCAGGCGCGTGGTGACGCGGATCTCGTGCTGCTCCGCGTCCCCATCCGAGGGCAGCGACTGCACGGCGTTGACCAGCAGGTTGAGGAACACCTGGCCCAGGCGCGACTCGTTGCCATGGATCGGGGGGACGTCCTCCCCGTAGTTCTTCACCAGCTTCGCCCGGTGGCGGATCTCCGCGGCCGCCAGGTTGAGCGTGGAGTCCAGCACCTTGCGCACGTTCACCGCGTGGAACTGCTCGGCGGTCGACTCGCGCGAGAACGTCTTGAGATCGCCGACGATGGTCTGCACCCGCTCGGCCCCATGCAGCGCCTCGCCGAGCGCCGTGCTCACGGGCTGGAGCACCCCGGGCGCGCCCCGCGAGAGCTGCCGCGACAGCTCGCCATGGGCATAGCCGAGGTTGGCCAGCACGTACGCCAGCGGGTTGTTGATTTCGTGCGCCACGCCGGCCGCCAGCGTGCCCACCGACGCCATGCGGTCGGCCAGCTGCAGCCGCGCCTGCATCAGCTTGCGCTCGGTGACGTCCGGGAACAGCGTGACGATGTGCGGCGTGCCCGCGTACTCGGCGATGCCCACGTAGACGAGCACGTCGCGCAGCTCTCCGCTCTTGGTGCGCACGCGCGACTCCACCCCGCGCACCATGCCCTGCTCGCGCATGCGCGCCGCCAGTCGCTCCTGCTCGATGGGTGATTCCCACAAGTCCAGGTCGCGCGCCGTGCGCCAGAGCATCTCCTCGCGCGAGTAGCCGAACAGCCGCGTGAAGGCCTCGTTCACCTCGACGAAGGCATTGCCCTCGCGCGTGGTGATGCAGGTGGCCAGGGGGCTCTCGCGCAGCAGCACCGCGCACAGCCCATCCAGCTCGAAGTTCTCCGGCAGGGGCGCGGGCCGCTCGGCCAGGCGGCGCTCGGCCAACTGCAGCCGGAGCATCGCCGCCGTCTCGTTCAGGGGCAGCAAC
Above is a window of Cystobacter fuscus DNA encoding:
- a CDS encoding ATP-binding protein, producing MRALLVPSASIDLSSVELLVRQLGMTPTRRSDDEAAIAAFRQSPFPLVLLGMDDEGDRIVLVRALRASPSGAQAAILLVARPEQLEGLASMIDAGVDDFLLLPLNETAAMLRLQLAERRLAERPAPLPENFELDGLCAVLLRESPLATCITTREGNAFVEVNEAFTRLFGYSREEMLWRTARDLDLWESPIEQERLAARMREQGMVRGVESRVRTKSGELRDVLVYVGIAEYAGTPHIVTLFPDVTERKLMQARLQLADRMASVGTLAAGVAHEINNPLAYVLANLGYAHGELSRQLSRGAPGVLQPVSTALGEALHGAERVQTIVGDLKTFSRESTAEQFHAVNVRKVLDSTLNLAAAEIRHRAKLVKNYGEDVPPIHGNESRLGQVFLNLLVNAVQSLPSDGDAEQHEIRVTTRLDASGQVAVEIADTGAGIAPELMGRIFDPFFTTKPPGVGTGLGLSICHNLITAMGGELHVFSDLGRGTTFQVLMPSSREPIVPALLEPVPEYSGGPRGRVLVIDDEPLLCSALERILRPHHDVVFTTLAAEVLPRLEAGERFDLILCDLMMPRMNGMDFHAALHRLRPELTGRVIFLTGGAFTPQAKAFLERVPNRRVEKPFNARTLLEITREVLTSVG